In one window of Methanoculleus chikugoensis DNA:
- the prf1 gene encoding peptide chain release factor aRF-1 → MEETQEMDTARKRYEFKKMLEKLAEKEGSGTELITLYIPPDKQIYDVTAQLRDEFGQCANIKSKQTRTNVQSAISSILSRLKYYKRPPEHGMAVFCGTINIGGDRTDLDCEIIEPPEPLNTYMYRCSSSFELEPLQQMLGEKEVYGLIVLDRREAYIGFLRGNRIEPVHGVTSTVPGKQRKGGQSSVRFQRLRLIAINEFYKKIGDRASDIFLAEKDFFERFKGVLIGGPTPTKEEFEAGGFLHHELQKRIIGLFDVSYTNESGLAELVENASDALKGLDIIKEKNVMNRFLQELVKDDGASSYGEESVRKNLELGAVDTLLLSDKLRRARLKLACPNDDYTEEQTVSLEPGKHIKDLDFGTCPKDGASLYVAEESDIIDELTALADQSSTTVKIISDDFEEGSMLYNAFGGIAAILRYRTGY, encoded by the coding sequence ATGGAAGAGACGCAAGAGATGGATACCGCGCGGAAGCGCTACGAATTTAAAAAGATGCTCGAGAAGCTTGCGGAGAAGGAGGGGAGCGGCACCGAGCTGATAACACTCTATATACCTCCGGACAAGCAGATATACGACGTGACCGCCCAGCTCCGCGACGAGTTCGGGCAGTGTGCGAACATCAAGAGCAAACAGACCCGTACCAACGTCCAGAGTGCCATATCCTCCATCCTCTCCCGCCTGAAATACTATAAGCGCCCGCCGGAGCACGGCATGGCGGTCTTCTGCGGCACGATCAATATCGGCGGCGACCGCACCGACCTCGACTGTGAGATCATCGAGCCGCCCGAGCCGCTCAACACCTACATGTACCGGTGCAGTTCTTCGTTCGAACTCGAACCGCTGCAGCAGATGCTCGGGGAGAAGGAGGTCTACGGCCTGATCGTCCTCGACCGGCGGGAGGCCTACATCGGCTTCCTGCGGGGCAACCGGATCGAGCCGGTCCACGGTGTCACCTCGACGGTTCCCGGCAAGCAGCGGAAAGGAGGTCAGTCGAGCGTCCGGTTCCAGCGGTTGCGGCTGATCGCCATCAACGAGTTCTACAAGAAGATCGGCGACCGGGCGAGCGATATCTTCCTTGCCGAGAAGGACTTCTTCGAGCGGTTCAAGGGCGTGCTGATCGGCGGCCCGACCCCGACCAAGGAGGAGTTCGAGGCGGGCGGGTTCCTCCACCACGAGTTGCAGAAACGGATCATCGGGCTCTTCGACGTCTCCTACACGAATGAGTCGGGGCTGGCCGAACTCGTCGAGAACGCGTCGGATGCCTTGAAAGGCCTCGACATCATCAAGGAGAAGAACGTGATGAACCGGTTCCTCCAGGAACTGGTGAAGGACGATGGAGCGTCCTCCTACGGCGAGGAGAGCGTCAGGAAGAACCTGGAGCTCGGCGCCGTCGACACCCTCCTCCTCTCCGACAAACTCCGGCGAGCCCGGCTGAAACTTGCCTGCCCGAACGATGACTACACCGAGGAGCAGACGGTCAGCCTCGAGCCGGGCAAACACATCAAAGACCTCGACTTCGGCACCTGCCCGAAAGACGGTGCATCGCTCTACGTGGCCGAGGAGAGCGATATCATCGACGAACTGACCGCGCTCGCCGACCAGAGCAGCACGACGGTCAAGATCATATCGGACGACTTCGAAGAAGGTTCGATGCTCTACAATGCATTCGGCGGGATCGCTGCAATCCTGCGCTACAGGACAGGATACTGA